The Sphingomonas sanxanigenens DSM 19645 = NX02 genome includes a region encoding these proteins:
- a CDS encoding TetR/AcrR family transcriptional regulator, translating to MNLTKKAQVTRQHILDTGYRLVLHRGFAAMGLMEILKECGVPKGSFYHYFASKEAFGCALLQQYVDEYIEKLARLLAETGNGRESLMRYWNAWIADPTSSSDSANPVQGWADDCLVVKLAAEVADLSEDMRRVLDAGVQQLLARIAALIDEAREDGSVPDGAPSPALARMLYQMWLGAALLTKLSQNRMPLHQALIATETLLACDQTPPNVPIT from the coding sequence ATGAACCTGACCAAAAAAGCTCAAGTTACCAGGCAACATATCCTCGACACGGGGTATCGGCTCGTGCTGCACAGGGGGTTCGCTGCAATGGGCCTGATGGAAATCCTCAAGGAATGTGGCGTCCCTAAAGGGTCGTTCTATCACTACTTTGCGTCGAAGGAGGCCTTTGGCTGCGCGCTATTGCAACAGTACGTTGACGAATACATTGAAAAGCTTGCTCGCCTGCTCGCGGAGACAGGCAATGGACGTGAAAGTCTTATGCGGTACTGGAATGCCTGGATCGCCGATCCGACCAGTTCATCTGATTCGGCCAATCCGGTGCAAGGGTGGGCCGATGATTGTCTGGTGGTGAAGCTCGCCGCAGAGGTGGCTGACCTATCCGAAGACATGCGCCGCGTGCTCGATGCGGGCGTTCAACAGTTGCTGGCGAGAATTGCCGCATTGATCGACGAAGCCCGCGAAGACGGCTCAGTGCCCGATGGTGCGCCGTCACCTGCGCTGGCGCGAATGCTGTACCAGATGTGGCTGGGTGCCGCGCTACTCACCAAACTCAGCCAGAACAGGATGCCACTACATCAGGCCCTGATTGCCACGGAAACCCTGCTCGCCTGTGATCAAACGCCCCCAAATGTTCCGATCACGTAA
- a CDS encoding type 1 glutamine amidotransferase domain-containing protein: protein MKILFVLTSHDQLGDTGHKTGFWLEEFAAPYYVFKDAGAQITLVSPKGGQPPLDPKSDLPEFQTDLTARFKADPQAQAELANTGKLAEVAVSDFDAVFYPGGHGPLWDLTNDPVSIALIETQDRARKPLGLVCHAPGALTKAHQADGRPFVAGRKVTGFTNGEEAAVELTEIVPFLIEDEFKRQGGLYEKGPDWHPHVVVEGHLVTGQNPASSEGVARALLSLLG, encoded by the coding sequence ATGAAGATCTTGTTCGTACTGACTTCCCATGACCAACTCGGTGATACTGGTCACAAGACCGGCTTCTGGCTCGAGGAATTCGCCGCTCCTTATTATGTGTTCAAGGACGCCGGTGCTCAGATCACCTTGGTATCCCCCAAGGGTGGCCAACCCCCGCTGGATCCAAAGAGCGATCTGCCCGAGTTCCAGACCGATTTGACCGCCCGCTTCAAGGCCGATCCTCAGGCGCAGGCGGAGCTGGCCAACACCGGAAAACTGGCCGAGGTGGCAGTGTCCGATTTCGATGCCGTGTTTTACCCCGGTGGCCATGGCCCGCTGTGGGATCTGACCAACGACCCGGTGTCGATAGCGTTGATCGAGACTCAGGATCGCGCGCGCAAGCCGCTCGGTCTGGTCTGCCACGCGCCGGGCGCGCTGACCAAGGCGCATCAGGCCGATGGTCGCCCCTTCGTTGCCGGTCGCAAGGTCACCGGATTCACCAATGGCGAGGAAGCGGCGGTCGAACTGACCGAGATCGTACCATTCCTGATCGAGGATGAATTCAAGCGCCAAGGTGGCCTTTACGAGAAGGGCCCGGACTGGCACCCGCATGTTGTCGTTGAGGGTCATCTGGTGACCGGCCAGAATCCGGCCAGTTCCGAAGGAGTCGCCCGCGCACTCCTCAGCCTACTCGGCTGA
- a CDS encoding coniferyl aldehyde dehydrogenase translates to MNTSDISAALNAKVARMKQAHLAGGPASAELRRDRLQRAAELLITHHDELADAISADYGHRSPYQSLLADVLSSVAALRHASEHLETWMQPGEQDAPGPGMQARVQYQPLGVVGIISPWNFPINLAFSPLAGVFSAGNRALLKPSELTPRTSELLAQLVARYFDPLELEVVLGDAETGQAFSALPFDHLIFTGSTAVGRHVMRAAAENLVPVTLELGGKSPVFIDTDADIATAAARVLTVKTFNVGQICIAPDYVLLPETARDAFVEHARTFVARTLPTLHDNPDYTSIVSDRHYRRLIGLLDDARARGASVVGLEPAGEPHTDARTRKLAPTLVLNPQEDMQVMQEEIFGPVLPVLTYHDPQQALDYINAHPRPLAAYYFGNDPAKQQAFLESTTSGAAVINDVMTHAVVESVPFGGVGPSGIGAYHGIHGFRRFSHAKAVVVQSADGASNLRLRAPYADALAQARALLAGKA, encoded by the coding sequence ATGAATACTTCAGATATTTCTGCCGCGCTGAACGCCAAGGTCGCGCGGATGAAACAGGCGCACCTGGCCGGTGGCCCGGCCAGCGCCGAATTGCGACGTGACCGTTTGCAACGTGCCGCGGAACTGCTGATCACACACCACGATGAACTGGCTGATGCCATCAGCGCCGACTACGGACATCGTAGCCCTTACCAAAGCCTGCTGGCGGACGTGCTGTCGTCGGTTGCTGCACTTCGCCATGCCAGCGAGCATCTGGAAACTTGGATGCAGCCGGGTGAGCAAGATGCTCCCGGCCCTGGGATGCAAGCGCGCGTACAATATCAGCCGTTAGGCGTAGTGGGCATCATTAGCCCCTGGAATTTCCCGATCAACCTGGCGTTCAGCCCTCTGGCGGGCGTCTTTTCAGCAGGCAATCGTGCGCTGCTTAAGCCCTCGGAGTTGACGCCCCGCACATCCGAACTGCTGGCACAACTCGTCGCACGCTACTTCGACCCACTGGAACTGGAGGTGGTGCTGGGCGATGCCGAAACGGGCCAGGCGTTCAGCGCGTTGCCGTTCGATCATCTGATCTTCACCGGTAGTACGGCCGTGGGTCGCCACGTCATGAGGGCGGCCGCTGAAAACCTGGTCCCGGTGACGCTGGAGCTGGGCGGGAAGTCACCCGTTTTCATTGACACGGATGCTGACATAGCTACCGCCGCTGCGCGTGTACTGACGGTCAAGACCTTCAACGTCGGTCAGATCTGCATCGCGCCGGATTATGTGCTTCTGCCAGAAACGGCGCGCGACGCTTTCGTGGAGCACGCTCGTACCTTTGTCGCCCGCACATTGCCGACGCTGCATGACAACCCGGACTACACCTCCATCGTCAGCGACCGCCACTACCGCCGCCTGATCGGCCTGCTGGACGACGCCCGCGCCAGGGGTGCCAGCGTGGTAGGGCTGGAGCCTGCGGGTGAACCGCATACTGACGCACGCACGCGCAAGCTCGCCCCGACCCTGGTGCTCAATCCGCAGGAAGACATGCAGGTGATGCAGGAAGAAATCTTCGGCCCTGTCCTGCCGGTGCTGACCTACCATGACCCGCAGCAGGCGCTTGATTACATCAACGCGCATCCGCGCCCGCTCGCGGCCTATTACTTCGGCAATGACCCGGCAAAGCAGCAAGCGTTTCTCGAAAGCACGACTTCCGGCGCGGCGGTCATCAACGATGTGATGACGCATGCCGTGGTCGAGAGCGTGCCCTTCGGCGGCGTGGGTCCGTCTGGCATAGGAGCGTACCACGGCATTCACGGCTTCCGACGTTTCAGCCACGCCAAGGCGGTGGTGGTGCAAAGTGCCGATGGCGCGTCCAATCTTCGCTTGCGCGCGCCATATGCCGATGCGCTGGCGCAAGCGCGGGCCCTGCTCGCTGGCAAGGCATAA
- a CDS encoding organic hydroperoxide resistance protein — translation MKIFYKTRATATGGRSGRTALDDGSLALDMAMPGSGKTGANPEQLFAMGYAACFDNALPVAAKQLGLAPTATRTSVEVGIGQTAAGGYALDVDLHVEVHGLDQSAARKLVEATHQVCPYSNATRGNIEVRLHVSVA, via the coding sequence ATGAAGATTTTCTACAAAACCCGCGCTACCGCCACCGGCGGCCGTTCCGGCCGTACCGCGCTGGACGACGGCAGCCTCGCACTGGACATGGCCATGCCCGGCTCCGGCAAGACCGGAGCCAACCCCGAGCAGCTTTTTGCGATGGGCTACGCCGCCTGCTTCGACAACGCATTGCCCGTGGCCGCCAAGCAATTGGGACTGGCGCCGACCGCCACACGCACCTCGGTGGAAGTGGGCATTGGCCAGACCGCCGCCGGCGGTTACGCGCTGGACGTGGACTTGCATGTGGAAGTCCATGGACTGGACCAATCGGCCGCACGCAAGCTGGTGGAAGCCACCCACCAGGTGTGCCCGTATTCAAATGCCACGCGCGGCAACATCGAGGTGCGCCTGCACGTATCCGTAGCCTGA